AAGTTTAGTTTGAtatgttttatgtttttaatgTTAATGCGTTGCACACTCAGTTGTAATGTTAATGCTATGTGCTGTGCACACAAATGCTCCAGCCTGAGGCTAACAATCCTGGCCCGGCCCTCTTTGTATCCCAGGGTGTGGGCTGGATCAACCCCCTAGCTTCTGAGGTGTTCATTGTGAGTAGCTGTAGAGAGAGGAAGAGAGGGCCGTCTCCATGTGCTCCTCTCCATATACTCCAGCTCCAAGCCCTTGAGCCTCCTGCACCGCCACAAGCTCCAGGAGGTGAAAGCAAGAAATAACTAAAAAAGGAGAATTTGCATCTTTTCAGTGAAAGCAGGACAGCAAGGTAACCCAGATTATGGTCATTCAGAGCCTGCTGCTGCAGAGGGACAAAATGTTAAGACATCCTATGCACCCTAGAatagtggacactacagccactGGTGGCAGAGCACAAACTATTAGCCAGAGATTCCTATAGATAATTTAGCCAGAGACATCTGAGGGTCAATGCCATATTCTTCTGCTTAGCTCATGTTGGGACATCTGGGAGGATTTTGCACTGTATACAAACTACTGCTGAATGCACTACAACTTTAACCCTGCGTGCAGTTAAGATAGACTCCTGTTCAGTTTCATCTGGCCTTGTTTCTGACTCTCCTAACACCATATGCTGGCCATTGCATCTCCTACACGTGCCCTGCCTAACACCCACATGGACATGCCCAAACTATCATCAAGCAAGGAgcccacagctacacagagtgccagaAGGAACACAGGGTGCCTGTCCTTCACTGCACTGACCCCAGGGAACAACGGCCTGAGGGAGAACACTGTGACACATCATCACCAGGGTCACTAcgattcccatcttctgctccgGCTTCTCGGGGGCTCCCTGAAGTTGCACCACTTAATCAGTCCGTGATCAGAGCTGTCTATGATCATGGACTCTGCCACCTGGTGTCTACTGTATAAAAGACCAGCTATCCAGCAGCTTTGGGACCTGCTCGGCTCTTGAGTGATATCATCGTTAAAGACCCGACATTGGACATGTACAGCAGATGTTGGGTGGGGGTTAAAGAACATCTTTACTTTATTCATATACTAACCAAGCAGACAAAAAATGACATCTGGCTTTATTCCTTGTAAGTTCACTTTATTGTAACATTGTATCAGAAAAGATAACCTACACCTGAGTCATTGCACACATTTATTGTCACATTTAGAAATCTAGCAGAGCTCAACTCGCTAACTGCTGATGTTATTTTCATGTGGTTTTTCCATAGGACTAGAGGTTAATTTGCTGTGTTatcacagtggaggaaataaacaGCTAATAACAcgttcagctctgcttcatctacATGTTACATTTAACCATAAAATCCCATTGCTTTTCAGAGCAAACTTCCAAATACTGGCTGCAGAATGATCTGACTTGCCTATTGTCTTCTACATTCTTCTAGTGTCACACATGTATCTCCAGAAAGAACATATCCCTTATTACAGACACATTTGTTATAACATCTTTTGTTACACGGTAGAGGGCCAAATGGTTGTTTACATGTTAGTGGACAGCCGGTTGCACATGCCTTATAGTGCTGGTTGGGACCACAGGGGACATTGCAGTCTTCTTCTTTGACGCACTCTACAGATTCCCCAGAAGTCCCGGTCTGAGCCAGGAGTCCTTCATCACATTTACAGGTGTCTATTGCAATATCAATGCAATATTGTACACGAGGTTTAGCTAAGTTGGAGCAGTTTCTTTCACATGCAGAAATGGTTCCAGGAGAGCTGTTCGGAGGACAATTCAAATCTGGACAAAAAGGAAATGAACTGGGAGTTAACGGGTTTTATCTTAGCGTTATTATGagcttattgaaaaaaaaaacaaaaaactaaacaaatgaaaagaaaaaaggaagataataataataacaataatatgtgataataatgataTTATCAACAACCAATTAGAGATGAATTAGAAATGGATTCTAATCTAAAAAATTTGACTTCCAAACTAAACAAAAGTTTCGGATGAATCGCGCAAAACAGCGCCCGCAATGTTACATTTCTATTTCATGACACTAGTGAGGGAATCCAGGCAGCGAagatgaagaaggaggatcacGTAATCATTGGCAGAGTCCCGTATGTTGCGGGACTGAAGTTGCCTCTACACAGGGATTATTATCaagccaattatcaggaatgaactttcatatgaatgctcgttCCCTATAATTGACCCGTGAGAATGATTGGAACAGTGGCCAAAATAGGCCCAGCTTATGATCGGTTGTCCAACTTCAAGAGTAATGTCAGAGACGGTATTCAACAGTATTGTCACAGCCAAAAACATGACATTTGTGAAAACGAATGAGGCAAAGATTTGTTAGGATTTCCACAcgctgagggacatttatcaagactagaGTTCTCagactctaaaatattaagtGCTACTGATTATTTAACATGATAACTTTCTACCTGCCTTTCATTCTAATTTGATCTATGACCGTTTGGACCCTCCCTCATGGGACGAAAGGCACTTTGTATACCAATTGTAATTGTTGGAGACCTGTTGATACCACCAATGTCATGCAGCCTCATCTCTGTAAGCTTTGATTTTGctcaataaaaaagtaaaaaaaaaaaaaaaaaagactagagTTCTCATAGGACAGACAGGATTGGCGCACTTTTTATCGTCACCTTAGAAAAGTGTTGAGAAGCTAAAAACGTTGCGAATGATGGCACAAATATGGTGTGCACTATAATTAGTGACAATAGCAGTGTAAACACTTTACTAAAGATCTCCCACTCTGCCTTTTGAAGTCACATTTTGaaatactccaaagacatactgatagaggccttagattgtgagccccattggggacagttggatgataatgtctgtaaagcgctgcggaattagtagcgctatataagtgtgtataataaataaaataaatacatatatctACTTAGGTTCTACTTACCGACTTGACTGTGCACCTCCCACTGCAAGACTATGGGAAGAAAATAATCCAAATGAACAATCACAATGTAACAATTTGTCTTCTGTATGATGTTTCTATTCAGATTGTTCTATTTGCTACAATAGGGAGAACCATATGGACAACTCATCCCCACCACCGATGTAAGGGTTCTGGCCTCGGGTACTGACAGACTGAGACACTGTAAAGGGAGCCAGTCACCATGGGAAGGCAGTACAGgttatagagctggaggagcCGAGCAggttatagttttgtgggaaaataatCAGCAAATTTGTAAATTACTGAATGAAATTCCAGCTTTTTCTGTGgtcaggagtccagtgggcggagtgaatgactgacagccttccctctgagtggacatacagagatagctgttagGGTAgggtaggaccgcccactggactcctaagcatagtaAGAACAaacaataatttatatatatatatatattagtccgCTCCTGGCCTCCTGCTGTATAACATACTGCTGGCAGATTGCTCAACGGGATTGGTTCTCCTAAGATAAACTCAAATTATACCCGCTTAGAAATATGCTTACTAGAATGTAGTTAGTCCCAAAACAAACACTCATGGCACCGCCGATCGATGGGGGTGGAGCGTAGTCAGCTGTTTCCATGTCTCCCATAGACATCAATACAGTGTGAATGTGTGGCCATTTCTCTCCCACATAGGCACCTACTTTATTTAAACCGTAGATTCATGGCATATCCACCAGATTACCTAAAATGTctcttaacctccctggcggtacgATAACTTCATTCATTTTGCACCAGGAGTGGTACAAACTTCCAGAGCTGCGGCCGGAAGTTTGCAcggcgctccggaaatgcggatgcggacagtacactgtgtgctgtccgcttctATCCCTGCGCCGTTCAAATTAACTCATGGTGGTCCAGAGTGTTGCTTGCAGTGTAATGTGACCCCGAGCGGGATTACCGCTAAGGAGGTTAAAGGAAATGTATCATcccaaaatgaaatatcatttgaaacattttttttgttgttgttttgacCATATATTTAAATGTTCTTGCACTGGTCATTGGAACACATACAATAGCTTGTCACTATGTGAAGGCAACCTTTGCTTTGTGTTAgaaagttaatttgcataaagcTCTCTCCTCCCATAAATATTCTACCCATACGAATCTACAGACATTCCAATTTTACCATATCAGATTTTTCCGTTTCTAACAAATTGATTCACTTATGTTTAGTTGAATTCTGATTCTGATGTGCTGAACTCTggttagaaatatatatatatatgttattgaaAGAAGGGGTTTAATGACAGCCCTGGAAGTCAAGATAACGCATGACAGTAGCACTATACAATGTATACAGCCCCGCGGTAACTCCCTGGTGTCCGAGGAAGCCACTGTCATACACTTACACTATTTCTTGAGACTGTCTATGGGCACACTTCTCTCTATAAATTCCCATTCTTTACAGCTGCCGTAAAGCACACAACCTCTGAAGTACTGGGACTTTAATATAGAATTTTTGTGAAAAATGTAAAATTCATGACTACAGCATTTACAAGCATAACATTCCCATTATTTGTCTTCCATAGACATCTAACGATTGAAAATAAAATCACATAGATGAGAGTTCAATCACTTGAAATACATACGTGCAAGCAAGAAGACAGCAGATAATTTGAAGAAGCCCATGTCTCTTCTGATAAAAGCTGAGGATACCACAAGTCACTGGTAACAGAAGACACAGACAAGACATTAAAATAATGCAGATCAATAGTAAAGTAAGTAAAGGACACTTGTCTTCTACGTTACCTATTCGGGCTCTGGGAAATGCTCCTGTGATGACTGTTGGACAGGACCGAACTCCTGGAGCCACATTTATAAGAGCCAGGTTGGGCGTGTGCACATATAATTgcatatttaatttaatttaatattttGTAACATTTCCTTCATTTGTTTTACAATCTATGTGGTAATCACTTAATGGATGTCCAGGAATGATAAGGCGTGGAAAAGTGGTTCCTCAGAAGATTATAGGGATGTCACAAGGATAATGGGCTTTCTGTTGAGAACCCTCATCTATTAGCCAATGTAAAGCTGactgcacacggctgtgtttcacgcccgtgagcggtccatggtaacccggcctggatttctgctgagagcaggagcgcacagcgtcattggttgctatgacgctgtgcgcttcatgccgccactgcactacagtaatacactcgtatagatcatacaagtgtattactgtagtgcagcggtggcatgaagcacacggtgtcatagcaactaaaggtgcaaaagcagagcggcctttccctagccagtatgcctgctactgcccaacatgCCAAGAGAcatagcacaccaaagccagtgcAAAGGAGTTTCATgttgtggcagttcttcaggcagtGTGCTGACGACAGGACACGGGTGGTTTGCACACTGCACAGTTAGAACCTGAAGAGAGGCATAACTGttgtaaacctgagcaccacctgcatgatctGGCATTGAACTGCAAAGCACgagttgcagtggagtagacacttcaAGAACCATGAAAGAtcagaggctcctcctgctcccgcTTCTGCTGAGGTCtcgtcctcttcctccccctctaaaGCAACAGGGgaacctgccaccctgcaaacagaggatgtggcagccacaccaccaccaccatcactgagcatctccacactgtccaatGGAAGAGTTCAGCTGTACATCCTCCAAACACtagaaagaaagaggaagtacctccctacccacccgtgatccctggccctgaatgccagcatttcaaaattggtGGCCTACGTGGTtaccagccaccactacttttccaggccagCCATCCCTGCAGTGCACGAATAAGTGTCAGAAAAATCAGGTGTGTACTGCGCCATCAgtagcaaggtccacataaccaccaacACATGGACCAGTAAGTAAGGGcaaggatgttatatctccctaactgcacactgggtaaatgtagtggtggctgggcctgaggcggacagcggtttggtgcatgtcctatgGCCACCGAGGATTGCTGAACGTTTCTGGGtgactcctgttgcctcctcctcctactccgcttcctcctctacggCCTCCTCATCACGTCAGCTCAACACCTGcaccacaaacttcagcacagccaggggaaaatgacagcaggctgttctgaaattGATATTTTGGGGGAAagaccccacaccacacaggagctgtgggagggcatggaagaacagaccgataagtggttggtgtCTCTGTGCCTCAAGCCCGGCATAGTGGTGTCGACAACtggtgaaatctcatagcagcttcGGGTCTAGGcggttgacgcacatcccttgcctggcgcatgagctgaacttggtggtgcagTAATTAACAGTATTAACAGTAATAAATAAAGCCTGTACTATTgtgttttaaatatataaaacatatatatacagttgaaagaaaaagtatttgaaccctttggaatgatatggatttctgcacaaattggtcataaaatgcgatctgatcttcttttaagtcacaacaatagacaatcacagtgtgcttaaactaataacacacaaagaattaaatgttaccatgtttttattgaacacaccatgtaaacattcacagtgcaggtggaaaaagtatgtgaacccctagactaatgacatctcaaagagctaattggagtgaggtgtcagcagactggagtccaatcaatgagatgagattggaggtgttggttacagctgccctgccctataaaaaacacacaccagttctgggtttgcttttcacaagaagcattgcctgatgtgaatgatgcctcgcacaaaagagctctcagaagacctacgattaagaatggttgacttgcataaagctggaaagggctataaaagtatctccaaaagccttgctgttcatcagtccacagaaagacaaattgtctataaatggagaaagctcagcactgctgctactctccctaggagtggctgtcctgtaaagatgactgcaagagcacagcacagactgctcaatcaggtgaagaagaatcctagagtgtcatctaaagacttacaaaagtctctggcatatactaacatccctgttagcgaatctacaatacgtaaaacactaaacaagaatggatttcatgggaggataccacagaggaagcaactgctgtccaaaaaattgctgcacgtttacagtttgcacaagagcacctggatgttccagagcagtactggcaaaatactctgtggacagatgaaacaaaagttgagttgtttggaagaaacatacaacactatgtgtggagaaaaagaggcacagcacaccaacatcaaaacctcatcccaactgtgcgtcagggcctggacggattgctatcatggaaggaaaaatgaattcccaagtttatcaagacattttgcaggagaacttaaggccatctgtcctccagctgaagctcaacagaagatgggtgttgcaacaggacaacgacccaaagcatagaagtaaatcaacaacagaatggcttaaacagaagaaaatacgccttctggcccagtcagagtcctgacctcaacccgattgagatgctgtggcatgacctcaagaaagtgattcacaccagacatcccaagaatattgctgaactgaaacagttctgtaatgaggaacggtcaagaattactcctgaccgttgtgcacgtctgatctgcagctACAGGAAACGTATGGTTGAagatattgctgccaaaggagattcaaccagttattaaatccaagggttcacatactttttccacctgcactgtgaatgtttacatggtgtgttcaataaaaacatggtaacatttaattatttgtgtgttattagtttgagcagactgtgattgtctattgttgtgacttagatgaagatcagatcgcattttatgaccaatttgtgcagaaatccatgtcattccaaagggttcacatactttttcttgcaactgaatatatatatatatattgttaaggaaattatccagcttctactatggatataaaagtgattttcattttatctgtatacatgatataatttgctgacatttgaaaagaaaactatagaagaagtgaactgtgtgtgttaagataagataacatttgtactactccttgtaattttgcctcttttgcttaaaattctaaacccattagttaacacattttttgtaaagtgaaacttgaaaaataactaaccaatcaatagatggattcaaaagccattattgaaatgtctgtaaaccaatcatgttttactttgaggggttacaccctgtgaactgtgtataaataaagggtgcaggacactttcactttagggtcctgacaaggttttgaactatactcagacttctgtcattttcctccgtcgacgtcattcacctgaacacgaggcaacgatcatcacgtggctgaccTTTGGCCTGCCGCAACATTTTCTGGTGGAGACTGCGGGCACCATAACAACACTCCTAGCTGCAGATCGCGACACGGAGACCAGGACCCAGGAAGACCGCGGTAAGTAACCCATTGTGTTACTACCTGTCTCCTGAGCTCTGCTCGCTGTTCTGCAGTGTGGTGTGTGAACGTGGTGCCTGTACCGTGTTCTGGTGAATGTAATATTTCCCCTATATGTGCTAAACTGTCTTTAGGCGTATGAATGCACGAATGTGTGAGTGGCTGAGATAAGCTGAATCTTGGAGGGGTCTGTCCCTGCTCCTCCTGAGCCAAGCTGAAAGTCTAGAGCTCGCTGACTGGCTTGTCCGGTCCCTGTCTCTGGAGGCCTCTGGTTCTGGTGGAGAAAGGGTTGACAGACCTATactggaggaggctgtgagaagtggcagtgtataaagctgtccagtaagtttggataggggccctgcagttccttgttggtacctgaaaaggcgcctgaggtcaggggttgttccaatgttatgtcatactgtgtggtttcacatgtactgagtgcctgctgatattgtgtgaggaagaattactgcattgctgccaattcctgtgctgtacagtgtataCATGCGTGGGTATTATGATTCCAGTTTGGATTGGGTGGTTGCAATTATAATCATTTGgattgcagtatttgtttgcttcCTGTGCCATAGAAAGAACGAAGAGGGGTTTAAGGGGTTTCCAGCGAGTAACCCCAGAGAGGACGTATGAGTTACTCTGTGTGAGGGCAAGACTATATTGTAGTATTGCCATACCAGTGgatagtgctgcctcggaagtgtgcccacagcaccactggtagGAAAATTggtgccgcctcggaagtgtgtccacggcaccaatagtagtgccgcctcggaagtgtgtccacggcactactgatagtgctgcctcggaagtgtgtccacagcactgttgtaattcaccaggtgtgtgagtacctggatagtgaattacaaggagccacccacgggatgggggctacacagagtaagcgttcctctgagaagggagcagagaaatgggtctctgcaattgatattatgcaatgcgcaaagggcactgaagcaaccaaagactgtagacaaatgctaaagaaattaggagcaggtgtgaatggaacattggATGAACCAGTATGGCAGAAATTTCTTACAAATTTTAAGGGGTGGTTGGAAGACCATAACAAATATGACCAGGCCACAATGTGGTATGATGTAGCCCAGGGAATGACTTTGACTGCCCATAAGGCAAAAGACACTGACAAAGGGACTATGTATGAAATATGGGATGAAATTAAATTGCCTACAAAAGAATTAAACATCCCTTCTGAAGTACGGTGTATTATCCCCCATAACCCACAAAAATCTCTCCCTCCCACAGCACCACCTCCATATAAAAGCCCGGAGGGGTGGACTTGTCCTAATTGTGGACAACAGAACCCAGACACAAGAGTGAGATGCTCAGCCTGTGGGGGGTCCAAGCCACACTCTCGTGTGGGCCTATACCCATTAGTCAATAAGACCCTCCCCACAGTGAAAGCTGGGCAACTGGAAACACATGATTATGAGGTCTATAGGCCATGGACTCCTAGTGAGTTACTGGCTATGTGTAATACTTTGCCAGACCCCCGTACTGTCCCCAGTACTTTCCTTCGTAAATTGGAAAGTATCCAGACCGCATATAAAGCCACTTGGGCGGATCTGGAGAGTCTTCTAGAGACTAAAGGAGGGGAAGTACTTAAGAATCAAATGATGGCAAAAGCCCCTGGTACTGTCCCAGTGGATAAGGCCACAGACCAGTCAGGCCAGGAATTTATCATGGCCCTTAAACCCTGGGTAAAAGAGCAACAGGACAATCAGACTGACACTTTTATGATGCAAACACAAGACGCTAAGCAGACTGTAGCTGACTATGCCACAGCTTTAGAACAGCTCTGGCTTGACTATGGGTatgagacaggagacagtaagGACATGAGACTACTAAAACATACATTCATGTCTGGATTAAAAGCACCCATACAGGATGCGGTGAAGAAGGCTCGCCCTGATTGGCGGACCTGCCAGTTCCCTGACCTAGTGGCCATAGCAAAGGGAGCTGAGCTAGacttacaaaataaaaagaagccaATAATGGCTAACCAACCTTTTAAACCTAAGGGCAGGTTTCACGAAAGAATACCAGGTGGGGATCAGTCTCCACGTAACTGGGACCAAGTAACATgctggaattgtgggaaaaaagggcattTTTCAGTCAGATGTCCCCGGAGAGGTCAGGCTACTGCCCGGACCTCTCAATGAAGTGACGGCAATCCTGTGAGTTCCCTCAACGTTAACTACCCCCTTGACGCAATCCCAGGTCCACAACTAATCATCACATCCACATGTGAGGACACAGGGAATTCAATTGACTTCTTGGTAGACACAGGAGCGGCCCATaccctaatacaagaaaaatatgtgcctgaggagcttatctcctcagattacatctactgtcaaggggt
The Bufo gargarizans isolate SCDJY-AF-19 chromosome 2, ASM1485885v1, whole genome shotgun sequence genome window above contains:
- the LOC122928976 gene encoding uncharacterized protein LOC122928976; protein product: MQCAKGTEATKDCRQMLKKLGAGVNGTLDEPVWQKFLTNFKGWLEDHNKYDQATMWYDVAQGMTLTAHKAKDTDKGTMYEIWDEIKLPTKELNIPSEVRCIIPHNPQKSLPPTAPPPYKSPEGWTCPNCGQQNPDTRVRCSACGGSKPHSRVGLYPLVNKTLPTVKAGQLETHDYEVYRPWTPSELLAMCNTLPDPRTVPSTFLRKLESIQTAYKATWADLESLLETKGGEVLKNQMMAKAPGTVPVDKATDQSGQEFIMALKPWVKEQQDNQTDTFMMQTQDAKQTVADYATALEQLWLDYGYETGDSKDMRLLKHTFMSGLKAPIQDAVKKARPDWRTCQFPDLVAIAKGAELDLQNKKKPIMANQPFKPKGRFHERIPGGDQSPRNWDQVTCWNCGKKGHFSVRCPRRGQATARTSQ